The Helianthus annuus cultivar XRQ/B chromosome 16, HanXRQr2.0-SUNRISE, whole genome shotgun sequence genome includes a window with the following:
- the LOC110915000 gene encoding protein disulfide isomerase-like 1-6 codes for MFNPKPTSKVVYLTIILIISLPFLINSTATEQDSEEIDDLLALDEEEQESSPKPSSEAEVLTKAQRIVVELNNDNTQKAIDGNEYVFVLGYAPWDVRSAELMPRFAEAASVLKELESDVLMGKVDAERYPKVASSLGVKGYPTLLLFVNGSSLPYTGGFSSEEIVTWVRKKTGTPVIRINSIDEANDFLKKHSMFAVGLFEKFEGPDYGEFVKAATTDNEVQFVETCTSQIADVLFPDVKSISPVLGLVKSEPERYTLYEDAFEKDKILQFLNDNKFPLVTFLTEVNSVKVYASDKLQVYVFAEADEFQKLLEPFQNAARKFKSKIMFVFVDIKDDNLAKPFLTLFGLEDSEDTLVTAFDYKTGAKYLLESDPTLANIEEFGLGLLKGILPPFYKSQAIPDNKGADIITVVGKTFDDLVLSNSKNILLEIHTPWCLNCETTTKQVEKLAKHFKGLENLVFAKIDASVNEHPKLEVEDYPTLLFYPASNKSNPIKLPTKSSSKDLAILINKYLKEQAHDEQHVTKDEL; via the exons ATGTTTAATCCAAAACCCACCTCAAAAGTCGTCTACTTGACCATAATCCTCATCATTTCACTACCTTTCTTGATCAATTCAACAGCCACTGAACAAGATTCCGAAGAAATCGACGATCTTTTAGCACTAGACGAAGAAGAACAAGAATCGTCACCAAAACCGTCATCTGAAGCAGAAGTGTTAACCAAAGCTCAAAGAATTGTTGTTGAACTGAATAATGATAATACCCAGAAAGCAATTGATGGAAATGAGTATGTTTTTGTTCTGGGTTATGCACCTTGGGATGTTAGAAGTGCTGAATTGATGCCTAGGTTTGCAGAGGCTGCTAGTGTGTTGAAAGAGTTGGAGAGTGATGTTTTGATGGGGAAAGTTGATGCTGAGAGGTACCCTAAAGTGGCTTCTAGTCTTGGGGTTAAAGGGTATCCTACTTTGCTTCTGTTTGTTAATGGGAGTTCTTTACCCTATACCGGTGGATTTTCATC GGAAGAAATTGTGACTTGGGTGAGAAAGAAGACGGGTACACCCGTTATCCGAATCAACTCTATCGATGAAGCAAACGATTTCCTTAAGAAGCATTCCATGTTCGCAGTTGGCTTATTCGAGAAGTTTGAG GGACCTGATTATGGCGAATTTGTAAAGGCGGCAACTACTGACAACGAGGTTCAGTTTGTTGAGACGTGCACTTCGCAGATTGCCGATGTTTTGTTTCCGGATGTTAAGTCTATTAGCCCGGTTCTTGGTCTTGTGAAAAGTGAGCCCGAAAGATACACTTTGTATG AAGATGCTTTTGAGAAGGATAAGATTTTGCAGTTTTTGAACGATAACAAGTTTCCATTGGTCACGTTTCTAACCGAAGTGAATTCCGTTAAAGTTTACGCTAGTGATAAACTTCAG GTTTACGTCTTTGCAGAAGCCGATGAGTTCCAAAAATTACTAGAGCCATTTCAAAATGCTGCCAGAAAGTTCAAATCAAAG ATAATGTTCGTGTTTGTTGACATCAAAGACGACAATCTTGCAAAGCCTTTCCTAACTTTATTTGGGCTTGAAGATTCAGAAGACACCCTT GTAACCGCTTTTGATTACAAAACTGGTGCGAAGTATTTGTTAGAGTCGGATCCAACGCTTGCGAATATAGAA GAGTTCGGTTTGGGGCTCCTAAAGGGTATTTTACCTCCGTTTTACAAGTCCCAAGCGATACCGGATAAC AAAGGCGCAGACATTATAACCGTTGTTGGAAAGACGTTCGATGACTTGGTTCTAAGCAACTCCAAGAACATACTTCTAGAG ATACACACACCATGGTGTTTGAACTGTGAAACCACGACGAAACAAGTGGAGAAGTTGGCAAAACACTTTAAAGGGTTGGAAAATCTCGTTTTTGCAAAAATAGATGCTTCTGTAAACGAGCACCCGAAATTGGAG GTGGAAGACTATCCGACACTTTTGTTCTACCCAGCCAGCAACAAGTCAAACCCG ATTAAGCTGCCTACAAAGTCTAGCTCAAAAGATTTGGCAATACTAATCAACAAATATTTAAAAGAACAGGCACATGATGAGCAACATGTAACTAAAGATGAGCTTTAG
- the LOC110915059 gene encoding uncharacterized protein LOC110915059, translating into MMHTKSESDVTSLAPSSPSRSPKRPVYFVQSPSRDSQDGDKSSSIQATPNFRSPMESPSHPSMGRHSRNSSSSRFSGIFRSHSGRKVHRKRNDKGWPECNVIVEEGKYDEYEGDKRFTRRLQALMALLSFIVLFTILCLIIWGAARPYKAEITVKSLAMNSLFIGEGSDSSGVITKMLTINGSLRLGVHNPASFFGIHVSSSPVNLIYSEIVIATGQLKKYFQPRKSQRTAIVNLEATKVPLYGAGSTLVISDAGAFEIPLKLEFEIRSKGEVVGKLVTTKHRRQISCNITLSSNINKPIRFRKSSCTYK; encoded by the exons ATGATGCACACAAAATCAGAGTCAGATGTCACCAGTTTAGCCCCATCATCACCATCAAGATCACCAAAAAGGCCTGTTTACTTTGTGCAAAGCCCATCAAGGGACTCACAAGATGGTGATAAATCATCATCAATTCAAGCTACACCTAATTTCAGGAGCCCAATGGAGTCACCTTCACATCCTTCTATGGGTAGGCACTCCCGGAACTCATCTTCCAGTAGGTTTTCTGGGATTTTCCGGTCACATTCTGGCCGGAAAGTTCACCggaaaaggaatgataaggggtGGCCTGAGTGTAATGTGATAGTGGAAGAAGGAAAGTATGATGAATATGAGGGTGACAAGAGGTTTACTAGAAGGTTACAAGCTTTAATGGCTCTTTTGAGTTTTATTGTTTTGTTTACTATTTTGTGTTTGATTATATGGGGTGCTGCTAGACCTTATAAAGCTGAGATCACTGTTAAG AGTTTGGCTATGAATAGCCTGTTCATTGGGGAGGGTTCAGACTCATCTGGGGTCATAACCAAGATGTTGACAATCAATGGTTCGTTGCGGCTCGGTGTTCATAACCCGGCTTCGTTCTTCGGCATTCATGTTAGCTCCTCACCGGTGAACCTAATCTATTCAGAGATTGTGATTGCAACCGGTCAG TTAAAGAAATATTTTCAACCAAGAAAAAGTCAAAGGACCGCCATTGTGAACTTGGAAGCAACAAAAGTACCCTTGTATGGTGCGGGTTCAACCCTAGTGATTTCTGATGCCGGAGCATTTGAAATCCCATTGAAGTTAGAGTTTGAGATTCGATCAAAAGGGGAAGTCGTCGGTAAACTAGTAACCACAAAGCACCGGAGGCAAATTTCTTGCAATATCACATTGTCGTCGAATATAAACAAACCAATCAGATTCAGAAAGAGTTCTTGCACCTATAAATAA
- the LOC110918905 gene encoding dynein light chain 1, cytoplasmic, translated as MLEGKALVEDTDMPIKMQIQAMAYASQALDLYDVLDCKSIAAHIKKEFDKKYGNGWQCVVGSNFGCFFTHTKGTFIYFTLETLNFLIFKGASSPPPPPPPPQ; from the exons atgttggAAGGTAAGGCACTTGTGGAAGACACAGACATGCCAATCAAGATGCAGATCCAAGCCATGGCTTATGCTTCACAAGCTTTAGATCTCTATGATGTTCTTGATTGCAAATCCATTGCTGCCCATATCAAAAAG GAGTTTGACAAGAAGTATGGAAATGGATGGCAATGTGTGGTGGGTTCAAATTTTGGATGTTTCTTCACTCACACCAAAGGAACTTTTATCTACTTCACATTGGAGACTCTCAATTTCCTCATCTTCAAAGGAGCttcttcccccccccccccccccccccccccccaatga
- the LOC110917832 gene encoding glyoxylate/hydroxypyruvate/pyruvate reductase 2KGR: MDKKPGVWLTCPMSQYLQQQLTTRFTLFKSWEIPSKQDFFNHQSHSIRAVVGNGVHGADSDLIESLPCLEIISSHSSGLDKIDLVKCVEKGIRVTSTPDMLTEEVADLAVLLILATVRKICACDRFVRNELWKQRDFGLTTKVSGKSVGIIGLGRIGSAIAKRLKSFTSQVCYYSRSEKPNSGYKYYPNVIELASNCEILVIACSLTKATHHIVNREVIDALGPNGFIINIGRGAHIDEQELVTALVEGRLGGAGLDVFEHEPDVPVQLIDLDNVVLSPHVGTCTVETRKAMADLVVANLVAHFSNEPLLTPVV, translated from the exons ATGGACAAAAAGCCAGGCGTATGGTTAACCTGCCCAATGTCCCAATATCTCCAACAACAACTCACAACCCGCTTCACCCTCTTCAAATCATGGGAGATCCCATCAAAACAAGACTTCTTCAACCACCAGTCGCACTCAATCAGAGCAGTCGTAGGCAACGGAGTCCACGGAGCAGACTCCGATTTGATCGAATCACTTCCGTGTCTGGAGATCATTTCCAGTCACAGTTCTGGGTTAGATAAGATCGATTTGGTGAAATGTGTTGAAAAGGGTATTAGGGTTACGTCTACTCCTGATATGTTGACTGAAGAAGTTGCTGATTTGGCTGTGTTGTTGATTTTGGCTACTGTTAGAAAGATTTGTGCGTGTGATCGTTTTGTTAGAAATGAGTTGTGGAAGCAACGAGATTTTGGATTGACTACAAAA GTTAGTGGGAAATCGGTAGGGATCATTGGGTTGGGGAGGATTGGGTCAGCAATAGCCAAGAGATTGAAATCATTTACTTCCCAGGTTTGTTACTACTCCAGATCCGAAAAACCGAATTCGGGTTACAAGTATTACCCAAATGTGATTGAACTGGCTTCCAACTGTGAGATCCTAGTGATTGCTTGTTCATTGACTAAAGCAACTCATCATATAGTCAACCGCGAAGTCATTGATGCTTTGGGGCCGAACGGGTTTATCATAAACATCGGACGAGGGGCTCATATTGACGAACAGGAGCTCGTGACGGCTCTTGTTGAAGGTAGACTAGGTGGTGCAGGGCTTGATGTGTTTGAACATGAGCCCGATGTGCCCGTGCAACTCATTGATCTTGATAACGTGGTTCTGTCGCCGCATGTGGGGACTTGCACGGTTGAAACGCGTAAGGCAATGGCTGATCTTGTTGTGGCAAATCTGGTGGCTCATTTTTCTAATGAACCATTGTTAACCCCTGTGGTCTAA
- the LOC110917831 gene encoding homeobox-leucine zipper protein GLABRA 2, with protein sequence MASSNHLTSLALTLGVFGDGEEAVDDRKEEGANTTVTEISSEASGPAKSPSDDDGGDKSKKRKKYHRHTAQQIHELEALFKESPHPDESQRQQLSKRLGLHPRQVKFWFQNRRTQIKGIQERHENSLLKSELDTLRDENKLLREMIKKGTCSNCGSSSKDATTNNEEQQLRVENAKLKSQIETLRKSIGKHPQGTSPTNSCSAGNDNENKSSLDLCSGVYGPEKSRIMDIVNLAMEELVKMASVSEPLWVESVERGREILNYDVYLNKFSTVNSSSNQQLRYIEASRDSGVVFVDLPRLVQSFMDVREYVEMFPCMISKAATLDVICNGQGANRNGAVQLMFAELQMLTPLVATREVYFVRYSKQLNADKWAIVDISIDNVEKHIDASLARCRKHPSGCIIEDKLNGHCKVTWIEHVECEKIVAHSMYRAIINSGVAFGARRWMATLQQQCERLVFFLATNVPNNDSTGIGTLAGRKSILKLAQRMTWSFGRALGGSSDRTWKKIPSKTGYDIRVASRMNLNDPGEPLGVILCAVSSIWLPVSHAVLFDFLRDDNQRNEWDIMSSGGPVQSIANLAKGQDRVNTVSIHKMKSKDNMWMVQDSCTNAYESMVVCARVAVSAMQSVMAGCDSRSISILPSGFSILPDGIESRPLVITSKADKQSWENGSLLTVGFQILTSDSPTSKLSMESVESVNTLISSTLQNIKRGLRCEDQ encoded by the exons ATGGCGTCTTCCAATCACCTTACTTCTCTCGCTCTCACTCTC GGAGTTTTTGGTGACGGTGAGGAGGCAGTGGATGATCGGAAAGAGGAGGGTGCTAATACGACGGTGACGGAGATCAGTAGTGAAGCTTCCGGACCGGCGAAATCACCATCGGATGACGACGGCGGTGATAAAAGTAAGAAGAGGAAAAAGTACCACCGTCACACCGCCCAACAAATTCATGAGTTGGAAGC GCTATTTAAGGAGTCGCCTCATCCAGACGAGTCGCAAAGACAACAGTTGAGCAAGCGGTTAGGACTTCATCCAAGACAAGTGAAATTCTGGTTTCAAAACCGCCGTACGCAAATCAAG GGTATACAAGAACGCCATGAAAATTCGTTGTTGAAATCAGAATTGGATACGTTACGTGACGAAAATAAGTTATTAAGGGAGATGATTAAGAAGGGTACTTGTTCTAACTGCGGTAGTTCTAGCAAGGATGCCACCACTAACAACGAAGAACAACAGCTTCGGGTTGAAAATGCTAAACTTAAATCCCAG ATTGAGACGCTGAGAAAATCAATCGGGAAACACCCGCAAGGAACATCACCGACAAACTCATGTTCTGCCGGAAACGACAATGAAAACAAAAGTTCATTAGATTTGTGTAGTGGGGTATACGGGCCTGAAAAATCTCGGATAATGGACATTGTAAATCTAGCTATGGAAGAGCTTGTAAAGATGGCTAGTGTCAGTGAACCACTATGGGTCGAGAGCGTTGAAAGGGGCCGAGAAATACTTAATTATGATGTATACTTGAACAAGTTCTCCACCGTGAATTCAAGCAGTAATCAACAATTGAGATACATTGAGGCATCTCGAGATAGTGGCGTTGTCTTTGTGGATCTACCACGGTTGGTTCAAAGTTTCATGGATGTG AGAGAATACGTAGAGATGTTTCCATGCATGATCTCTAAAGCAGCTACCCTCGATGTTATCTGCAACGGGCAGGGTGCTAACAGAAACGGTGCAGTTCAATTG ATGTTTGCTGAGCTGCAAATGCTAACTCCGTTAGTGGCCACAAGGGAAGTGTATTTCGTTAGATACTCGAAGCAATTGAACGCTGACAAGTGGGCAATTGTTGACATATCTATCGATAATGTAGAAAAACACATCGATGCATCCCTTGCTAGATGTAGAAAACATCCATCCGGTTGCATTATTGAGGACAAGTTAAACGGTCACTGTAAG GTGACCTGGATAGAGCATGTTGAATGCGAAAAAATCGTAGCTCATTCTATGTACCGTGCGATCATCAATAGTGGTGTTGCTTTTGGTGCAAGGCGTTGGATGGCCACATTGCAGCAGCAATGCGAGCGTCTTGTGTTCTTCCTTGCAACAAATGTTCCTAATAACGATTCTACTG GTATTGGTACACTGGCGGGGAGGAAAAGTATTTTGAAATTGGCTCAGAGAATGACGTGGAGTTTTGGTCGAGCACTAGGAGGCTCTAGCGATCGCACATGGAAAAAGATACCGAGTAAAACAGGATATGATATAAGGGTGGCTTCCAGAATGAACCTAAATGATCCTGGTGAACCGTTAGGAGTGATACTATGTGCAGTTTCATCTATATGGTTGCCCGTTTCTCACGCTGTTCTTTTTGATTTCTTGAGAGACGACAATCAAAGAAATGAG TGGGATATTATGTCAAGTGGTGGTCCAGTGCAATCTATAGCAAACTTGGCTAAAGGACAAGATCGAGTAAATACCGTTTCCATCCAT AAAATGAAGTCGAAAGATAACATGTGGATGGTCCAGGATAGTTGTACAAACGCATACGAATCCATGGTGGTATGTGCACGAGTGGCGGTGAGCGCCATGCAATCGGTAATGGCTGGTTGTGACTCTAGAAGTATCTCGATATTACCCTCGGGGTTTTCGATTCTACCAGATGGGATTGAATCACGGCCGTTGGTGATCACATCAAAGGCAGATAAGCAAAGTTGGGAAAATGGGTCATTACTAACAGTTGGTTTTCAGATTCTTACAAGTGACTCACCGACGTCTAAACTTAGTATGGAATCCGTGGAGTCGGTTAACACACTAATATCAAGCACCCTGCAGAATATCAAGAGGGGTTTACGATGTGAAGATCAGTGA